From the genome of Clavelina lepadiformis chromosome 2, kaClaLepa1.1, whole genome shotgun sequence:
tgtttgtttagtaCCTCCGCAGCCTGCACAGGGGTTGCAATGGACGACGCTGGTTTGCTTTCGTTCGATTTGTGAGATAGCTGGAAAGGTGATAAGATCCTAATGTCGGGACTTGAAGATCCCGTGGAGGAGCTGTCATCTATTGAGTCTCTCCATGTATCCATTTTCTTTTCAGCCATTTTAGGCAAATGTACAATTCCGTGCTTCACGTGAGCATGCTTTCGCCGGTTCGACTCCCGTCGGAAGCGGCGCTTACAGCTTGGGCACGGGTAAATGGCCTTAACGTAGGGGTCACTCGTGGAAATTTTGTCCTTTTCTTCCTTGTTCAGCTTTATTGTTTTAACCGGCGTTGGGACCCGGGTAACGTCATTGACGACTTTTGGGTACTGTGTCTTGACAAACGGTGCATGTGGAACTTCAGTTGATTCAGAGTTGTTATCACGTTTACCTTTATTTTCAGCTGAACTTTTGGCATCCATTTCTGGGAAAACAATAAGGATAACATTagtattttgtcataaaagaCCTTGGCTAAAACGATACAAACACGTATCACTTTTAGGTAATTAGATTTAGATGTCATAGTTAACAGGTAAGGAAGTTGCAATCTTGCAGAATATCTTGTGACCTGactgcaaacaaaaatacGTCTGGAAATGACAAATTCCATGCACTTTGTCAAGACAAAAACTTTGTGCAACTATAGCCTAGTATTCGGAAAATATTATAACGCAGTACCGCAGTACGTCGTAAGCTATCATGACCGctataaagcaaacaaaattacatcaataaagcaaaaatataaaaatactgCAACTATATCATATGCTTACGTAATGTAATTTCAAAAGCTAATTTTCTATGTATATTGTAAGTAAAGGGTGGTAAAATCTACACATACATGAGACATGAGACCTAATGCGAAATCtaactttgcaaaaactgCTTTTAAGCGCAACGCTGGATATGATTTACGCTGTCGAACTTAATTGCAAGTTTTATTGCAACATTGTGCAGAACGCGAAATGTCAACTGCATACAATTCGGCTTTCACAACCTACAGTCAAAACACTccattaaactttttaaatcgTGCAGTCATGAATAAATGGCTCTCCAACTTTTTTAGACTGTCACCATGGCAATGGTTACTAAACAAGCAAATTTCTGTAACTCTAACTCTTTGGCGCAATTTAGGCGGCAACCTGACTTTGGTATTTCACAGTGTGAACTCACTATGCACTGAACAAACTGATCAACTTGCACAAGCTGATATATGTCTAAATGAAAAGCGAAAACAGCACTTGTGCACTAAATTCTAAACGCTTAAACTTCAGACTATGCTTTGCTAATATCTATATTAAAGCTGTTTAAGGAAATATGATAATGTTTAAAGAAGAGAAAAAAGCTACCACAGAATTATCGACCACAAAAGGTGAAACGACGTCTACGGTTTgtataaatacaaaacttgaaaatatacTCGCCTACTTTGCGATCTTGTGACTGTTTTGTAAGTACTAGACTAGATACTCTCGAACATACTTATCAAATGATTGTTATTTCGTACTTTCATTGAGAGACATGGCATTCAATAGCGTACATTTAACTGACCAGCTTGTTTTAAAAGGTGgagttcaaaataaaattattcttCTTAAGTGGATCACTGAATCTGTTGGCAATAAAGTGACGCTTCATTTCTGtgacttaaaataaaacttgttaAAAAGGGCATACAGCTTAATTCTGTAAAAAAGAGACACACATATAAGATTGCACTATGTGCTTGAGCAACTTGCACTAGTATCTACGTCAAAATGCTTACGCACCCTTTCAATTGGAAACGTCTGATGGACAATGGAGTGGACTTTGCTCCTAACTAGCAGGCCACCTGCTGATACTTGTCTTACTTACTGTGCcgaatttttttgtattgtcaTTATTCCTGCAACGTTTCAGTTGGACAGGAAAAGAACTGCTACCGCCCGATTCAGGCCCGCTAAAGAACATTCTGTGTTGCTTTGGTGATTTCCGTAACGTATACATATAGCTACTGTATAAAGCAGTTAGGTGGTCAATCGCTCTAAATGACCTACCTAACGGGATGTACGTCATATGTCTATACAGCGCTTATAGACCTTCGTCTCTTATGTAGAGACACTGTACTACAAACATAACTGCAATGTACATAAAAACATAACTGTACTACAAACATACTAACAAATGGCAAACAAAACACGAAAAACGATATTTGTTACACactatataggctactagCGCCATCATTCGTGATCAAATTACTTAAATGTAAACAGGGAAATAATTTGTATTCTTCATACGCACATTTCAAGAGCTTGCAAAAAACGTAAATAAACTTAGACCAGCCTGTGAAGCTTAAATAATGACGTCGTTTAAAACCCACTGTTGAGTATATATTAATCGAAGATACACGTTATTTGACAGTACTAGCGCTTTTGAAAAGGAATTCGTTATTATACAACTTCCAACAATTAAAACATGCTGTAATAACTGAGCAGGAAAATAGACCACTGTATGATAAAActacaaaagcaagttagtcgTTATTCATCTACTGTTAACAGTGCACATTTTCCAGTGGCTTTTTTATGTAACCCTCTAAAGTGGTTTAGCTGGTGGTGGCAAACTTAGGTTGTAAAATATCGGTATAGATGTGTTTTAAATTGGAGCTAATGTAAATGCTGTCGTTTAAAAGTATCGTAAAACTTGACTGTTATATAACCTTTTTTAACGCTTTTCGGCCCGCTGCTATATAATTACATAAGTTCAACCAAATCCCCGCCATTTAACTTATGTAACTTTcgacaaataaaaaacattagTCGCTGATAGGTTAACGTCGAAATCTAGAAAATCTTTACGAAGCCTTTATCTAAAAAATCTTAATAACCATGTTTTTAAGAAGAAGCAGCTTAGGTCAATATGCGTCTAACCGCTAACCTAGACTGTCAACAAACTAATCGTGCGAATCAGCAGAACATAAGTTTGACGTATTAAATGAAACCACAACACAAAGAACACGTTTCCACAACCTCGATCAATCATGTAACGTGGCCAGAATTGCTATTGAAGAAATTCAGGTTGATGTATAGAAAGCAGCGTGATACATATAGAGCAATAACAGGAAGAAAATGTTATTTACATCCTACGTCTTTCGTGGTTTGTTTTGAGCCACGTCATTTTCCTGCGTTGATGCTCATGGGACAAACAGTCATTAACCTAATCTGCTAGTTGGTGTGCGTTTAAGTTAAGTAGATTAAAATAGTATTCAAATTACCGTACACACGTCTAACCTAACACGCCTTCTTTTCATTGACCTTTTACCACTTATTCATCACAATTCTTACAACTAATCACTTTTTCCGACCTCAAGACAAATGTGTCCTGATATAGCCTCTTCGTCGACAAGGAAAACCGCAAGTCCGCCCGCAACAGCAGTTTTTCGTACGAACGTCATGGCCTTGTTTTTGAGGTCGATTTTGTTAGTCAGTAAAGCGCTGCTGCAGTTAAGTTGTTACGATCATGGCAAgcacttttgaaaaaataaatgggaaaggcaaaaaaacaaaactattacGATTATTGAGATTATCGGGCAAAAACTATTAcgatttcaaaacaaaccGTGCCAAGTTTTTCTTGACAGCATTTTGGCTAAACTTTTGCTTCCGCAGTGGCTCAGAAATGACTCATTATTTTTGCAACTAATAAAACAGGagtaaaataatacaaaatggCGTCTAAGTTGTGTAAGTAAAAATCGTAAGTTATAACGGAAAAGAAGCCACGAGGTTGCGGTTTTAAGCTAAGTGTTACCAAAGAAGTGTCATTGAAAACACAATGTTAGCTCAGCCTTTCGATAACATTTGCGCATTGCATTTATTTCGTGTCGTAGAAGTAATTGAGTAGATTTTTACCCTGTTCGCTTACTAGATTTTTTGCAACATAAGCTAATAATATGAAAAATAGGTTGACGACATCGAAAGTAGTACTTGAACAATGAcgatatatttaaaaatataaagtctACAGAAAACATTTCcgtttaaaaattattattaagtCATCagtaaaaagataaaataacattttatttaatgaTAGTTAACATGATTGAATTCTTATGTAAGCAAACTCTGTAAGTGAACGGGAGAGTTGTGCGTATAAACATTGACAAAGTTATTTGGAGTTAAATTcgatttttaaacaaacttatagtattttaatttattaatatctttgttttaaaatgaaactaatttttgaaataaaactaactattcaatattaaattaaatttttttagttaactttGGGGACTGGTTTTGTCGgctttgtttttgtctttattttattgtatttttcttCGGAAAATGGGTTTAGCATTTCGCATTTCCAATTTTAGTTTCGAATGTTTGTGTCGAGGAGATTTATCGTTGGTCGCCTAAGCATATAAAGTTTACAACGTGATGATAGTTAATAAATTTAGCATCAACTACTGTTTGTCATATCtttgaagaaatatttaagAGATTTAAGGTATAAAAATTACCCTTCGGCTTGTGCCATCTTTCGTGAGATGCGCGGTTAGCTGGACAACCGAATATTTTTCCGCACTCCTCACACGGGTAGCGCAAGTTTTCTATCCTTGGACATTTGTGTTGAGCAAGAGAGAGAGCATCGTCGTaagatttcaaacaaagaTGACAGAGAAAGCGGCCGCTAGACGTCGCTgcagaaataataaaatattttatatttttttgtaaaacacaGCTGTTTTAATAAATACAGTATCCTCATTTAGCAAAATCGAAATAAAACGTAGCAACTACTCATACCGGACATTGCGGTTTACTTTAACAGCACAGAATCATTGTTAAACGTTCAGTTATATGAAGAGTATGAAGACATGATGGCAAAATTAGATCAAAAATTTATCGGCATGATCGGAAAAAAAGAATCATGCGCCATTTTTAACAATCAGTTAAAAAGTAACTTGACGTTACTGGGATCAATAACCTACaaaattctgaaaaaaataCGGAACACATCACAATAAgctttaaaaactaaaaagaaattaaaattccATTCATTGCTATTTACTCCATCTGTCCAAGAGCAACGCAAGATTGTATGGTTTTATAATGCGCAATGGACGCAAAATTTCCGGACAACTTTTGGTTGCAAACATTGACAAATTACGAGATTTTAGGATTACTAGTCcaaaagatttttataagttagtattttttgaaaaatgcaaCCAACTGTTACACCTTTAGACTTTTGTATCATGATATACCGTTTGCATAAAATTATTGCGTGAAAAATAAGTTATTGcttattataaaatatttaaatttaaagccTTTAATgctgtttatttaaaataaagcttTTAAACACGTAGACAGATTAAACCCATTAATAGAATAGATATAAGCCTACAAAATATCACCATAATAATTGTCACCAAATTTGctagaaaaatatttgcagcGATATTTGCTCTTCGCTGTCGTTCTATAATTTGCATTCAAACAAGGTTAAATAAGGTTAAATACTATACACTTACATTTCAATTCGACGTTTGAAGTGGATGcggttttattttcatcattCATGACCTTTCCTTGTTGAAACTCGGCGTCGGAAAGGATTCGTAATCCTACAAAAAGGATaattatttacaaacaaacaGCATAGGTCTTATCTATAACTATTTACACACAAAGACAACATTAAAAACGGTTTTTGATAAAGATCGATTTTGATAAGTTATGATAAACCTTTAAGTTGGTTTCGGTTGCTTTTTTAGGAAACAAAATTAGCTTGaagacaaaaagttaaaacttacTAAAATACAGTTTATTAAGGCATATTAGCAATAATCCCTGCTTagagcttttttgtttttatttttataaaatatttttcttttagttGTAAACATCTGAGCGCTCAACGTTAAACTAACAACAAAGTAGACAATcaagtataaaatttaaaataaaatttcttaccTGAGACAGGTGACGCTTCATAATCTTTACACGGCAAATGTTTTCCGTTGTTTCTACTTTTGAATTCCATCAACTTGGCGGGGATAGAAGTCAAACGATGAACAGGACAGTCACTTACTGCAAAATTTCTCTTGCCGGTTGCACGATTTTTGTTCACAGCGGAATCATTGTCCGTATTTTGAGTTGATTTTCTGATTTCAAAGTCGGAGCTCGTGAGATTGAAAGTTTCGTTCCGATGGACGCTACGGAAAGCTCTTTCATCCACAGACGGCTCTTGAAATGTCTTTGGCGGGGGAATTTGTGGACTTGACGATCGATAACCAGATTCTGGCGACTCAGCAGAATCAAAATTCTTCATCATTTTGACAGTGCACAGCGCAAGCTAGCAAAATATAAGTATAGTCTAGATCTCGCGGGCGATATTCGCAAACTGAATCCAATTTGTTACCTGCGGTCAGATATAAGTTGTTGCGCGCCTTGCGTCAACGAGCAGACGAAAAAAGGAAAGAAATTTCTACTATCAGTGAAAGATGACGCCAGCGGGTAGCGAGAGCGCATGTGGCAAAAATCACAGGGGACGGTAAACAGAGCAAAGGAATTTCAAAAACGACGACGGTTTAAATCTAAAACAAACATACTTCATATGCCAGAGACAGTGCAAAGATACTCTTCCCGATAAAAGATAATGCTTTCAATAAGCGTATAAGCGCGCCAGTGCAGTGGCTTTATTGAGTTTGTACGACAATTTTGCCCACGCTTACCATCTGCTACTGCCAGAAAGGTTCCTAAAAATTACGGGGCATAGCAAATTGCGTTTTTGTACTGAAAATCAAACGTTAAATCTGAAATGAACAATCATTTTAGTAAATAGATCGAATTATGTTTTGGACAACACGTGTAAAATTCTCCCCTTTGTGATACTATTGGCATAACAATTGCATACAGCCCTTGTCACGATTGTGTACACAACGAcctgtttattgtttgttttgtgacgtaacgAAAGAAACCATGgacacaaaagtttttgtgGTTATTATCCAACAAAGAACGGAGACAGATCTTTCGCTAAGTCAAAACTGCTTTCCTTCGACAAGAATAAGGAAAATGCAAACGACAGGAGACAAATTGCATCATCAAGTGAAACGTGTTTAACGGTGATTCGGGTTCCGTGAAAGCAACAATTCAACAAAAGCGCGAGTTTTGGCTTTTCACCAACCGTATACCAACTCCAAGGAACAGATGCTCACAAACTTCTGAATAGATCTTGCCTAGCAGATGGCCCCCCGTCACGTGACCGATCGCCTGTCAAATCGGTTAAAATTGCTTGATTTTGCGACAAGTTATCGCTATTACCATCGAAGATTGAACCGCTGTCCAACCTAATCAAAGTTagcttttcaatttaaaattttatttcatctgTAGTGCTTGTACAGTGCCATACATGTCACTCACTGCATCAGAATTATCAATTAGTGCCGTCAAAAATTCttacaaatatttcttttgaatATTTCAGGGCTGGTATACGAAACCTACCGTTTTTCTTTCTACGGTGTTTCGAACGCAGTTGAATGAACTGACTTAAACTAATAAAGCTACACTAATTAGGACATGGTCTTAGCAAACAAAATGGCTTCCACAAAAAAATCGTGAAATAAATCACCAAATCTGTGTAAATCAATTTCGTATCGTTTAGACGATAAAAAGATTAAACATCTCAGCGTGTTGGAAATGACTCCGTAAAATACCGCTTCGTTAAATTAGTGCTTGTTACAACCAATGATTGTCAGAACGCAAATCTAATCCCGATCAGGGATAAAATACATAACAAAAATTTCCAGCGTTCTACCAGCTACTCAAAATCGCGCACGATTCAGATACCAAACTTTCCGCAGAGAATTCGGCGACGGCTCCGGATGGCGACGCGCAATGTTCTGAAAACTTTCCGACTGCAGAGTTTGAAAATACAGGTTACAACTCACGCGTGAAAAACCACCGCTTAAGAGACGACAACACAGATAAAAACCCACTAAACAAAATCAACCGATTATATTTTCGTCTGCTT
Proteins encoded in this window:
- the LOC143446621 gene encoding uncharacterized protein LOC143446621 — protein: MMKNFDSAESPESGYRSSSPQIPPPKTFQEPSVDERAFRSVHRNETFNLTSSDFEIRKSTQNTDNDSAVNKNRATGKRNFAVSDCPVHRLTSIPAKLMEFKSRNNGKHLPCKDYEASPVSGLRILSDAEFQQGKVMNDENKTASTSNVELKSTSSGRFLCHLCLKSYDDALSLAQHKCPRIENLRYPCEECGKIFGCPANRASHERWHKPKEMDAKSSAENKGKRDNNSESTEVPHAPFVKTQYPKVVNDVTRVPTPVKTIKLNKEEKDKISTSDPYVKAIYPCPSCKRRFRRESNRRKHAHVKHGIVHLPKMAEKKMDTWRDSIDDSSSTGSSSPDIRILSPFQLSHKSNESKPASSIATPVQAAEVLNKQRLNKEEELAMDLSPSDRWRSERYDEGPSFLPLPKVVNAKETIYSDEPLDLSKKSTLLPHNVARLVNNDNEDHTQHPAQPKLPPSSLEVNCRTINYEKFPAYSPELFLPLPSHFYANQSGLVTFSPMPSLVSPFVPYRQQFGSSVAQSSPFVYRM